Proteins from one Streptomyces sp. NBC_00289 genomic window:
- a CDS encoding DUF1697 domain-containing protein: protein MTTTYAALLRGINVGGNKKVPMAELRAVMQTLEYDDVRTYLQSGQAVFASAHGDEESLAGELRQAIEKRFGFTVDVIVRDHVYLKAIAEECPFPAADLEPRQLHVTYYSEPVDAERFAGIDRAAHLPEDFRLGDRALYLYAPDGLGRSKLAEQLSKPRITKGLIATSRNWNTVLKLVEMTRPV from the coding sequence ATGACGACGACGTACGCGGCGCTGTTGCGCGGGATCAACGTGGGTGGCAACAAGAAGGTCCCCATGGCCGAACTGCGCGCGGTCATGCAGACCCTGGAATACGACGACGTACGCACCTACCTGCAGAGCGGCCAGGCCGTCTTCGCGAGCGCCCACGGCGACGAGGAGTCCCTGGCCGGCGAGCTCCGGCAGGCGATCGAGAAGCGCTTCGGTTTCACCGTCGACGTCATCGTGCGCGACCACGTCTACCTGAAGGCGATAGCCGAGGAGTGTCCCTTCCCGGCCGCCGACCTGGAGCCCAGACAGCTCCACGTCACGTACTACTCCGAGCCCGTCGACGCCGAGCGGTTCGCGGGCATCGACCGGGCCGCCCACCTTCCGGAGGACTTCAGGCTCGGCGACCGCGCGCTCTACCTGTACGCGCCCGACGGCCTGGGCCGCTCCAAACTCGCCGAACAGCTCTCCAAGCCCCGGATCACCAAGGGCCTGATCGCCACCAGCCGCAACTGGAACACCGTCCTGAAGCTCGTGGAGATGACCCGGCCCGTTTGA
- a CDS encoding MMPL family transporter yields MGNGNTRVRGIAARAGGWSARHRWAAVGIWVLFVVLAMGLGSAAGRVDVKDSDQLKGETHTAAKIIEDAGIDEPASETVLVQAKGAGVTSSDAEFRSAVTAVVRAVEKTGKVTDVTSPYDTKTISKDGRSALVQFDMRGEADTAGERVEPVLKAVEGVQKAHGSLRIEEIGGASMMKTFDDAFGDDFQKAELSAVPVALGILLIAFGALVAALLPVALAVTAIMATMGLMGVVSHVMPMSDTANSVMLLVGLAVGVDYCLFYLRREREEREAGRDPQTALRIAAATSGRAIVVSGVTVCVAMAGMLFTGLAEFEAMGLASLMVVAVAMVGSVTVLPALLSLLGERVERGRLPFLKRRRKATTESRFWTAVLKGVLAKPLVSVLVAAGALLAIAAPAVGMKTQNLTLDQEFGNSLPIVGTYNRVNDAFPGGSEPAEVVVSAKDINAPEVKSALADFRDRAISSGASRGPVEIKLHDAQNIAFVYVPLVGGSDLDKAGASLEKLRDEVRPATLGTVDGVEAPITGQVAGSQDFNDQLAGAVVPVFAFVVVFAFLLMLLSFRSLTIAITSIVLNLLSVGAAYGILVAVFQHGWGASLVGAEGVGAIITWLPLFLFVILFGLSMDYHVFVVSRIREARLRGRTTNDAIQHGVVTTAGVVTSAAVIMVAVFAIFGTLSMQSMKQMGVGLAAAVLIDATIIRGVLLPAVMALLGERNWYLPKWLHRLPDLTHDEAPEAIAPTVRNDEGEPLKV; encoded by the coding sequence ATGGGGAACGGCAATACGCGGGTACGGGGCATAGCTGCCCGAGCCGGCGGCTGGAGCGCTCGGCACCGCTGGGCGGCGGTCGGCATCTGGGTGCTGTTCGTCGTCCTGGCGATGGGACTCGGTTCGGCGGCGGGCCGGGTCGACGTCAAGGACAGCGACCAGCTGAAGGGCGAGACGCACACCGCGGCAAAGATCATCGAGGATGCCGGGATCGACGAGCCGGCCAGTGAGACGGTGCTGGTCCAGGCGAAGGGCGCGGGCGTCACCTCCTCCGACGCCGAGTTCAGGTCCGCCGTCACCGCGGTCGTGCGGGCGGTCGAGAAGACCGGCAAGGTCACGGACGTCACCTCGCCCTACGACACGAAGACGATCTCGAAGGACGGCCGCAGCGCGCTGGTGCAGTTCGACATGCGCGGCGAGGCGGACACCGCGGGCGAGCGGGTCGAGCCGGTGCTGAAGGCCGTCGAGGGGGTGCAGAAGGCGCACGGGTCGCTGCGGATCGAGGAGATCGGCGGCGCCAGCATGATGAAGACGTTCGACGACGCGTTCGGGGACGACTTCCAGAAGGCCGAGCTGTCCGCCGTACCGGTGGCCCTGGGCATTCTGCTCATCGCGTTCGGCGCGCTCGTGGCGGCACTGCTGCCGGTGGCCCTGGCGGTCACCGCGATCATGGCGACGATGGGCCTGATGGGCGTCGTCAGCCATGTGATGCCGATGAGTGACACCGCGAACTCCGTGATGCTCCTGGTCGGTCTGGCCGTCGGTGTCGACTACTGCCTGTTCTACCTGCGCCGCGAGCGTGAGGAGCGCGAGGCGGGCCGGGACCCGCAGACGGCGCTGCGGATCGCCGCCGCGACCAGTGGCCGTGCGATCGTCGTCTCCGGTGTCACGGTGTGCGTGGCGATGGCCGGCATGCTGTTCACCGGGCTCGCCGAGTTCGAGGCGATGGGCCTGGCCTCGCTGATGGTCGTGGCGGTCGCCATGGTCGGATCGGTGACCGTGCTGCCGGCGCTGCTCTCGCTGCTGGGCGAGCGGGTCGAGCGGGGTCGCCTGCCGTTCCTCAAGCGGCGCCGGAAGGCCACCACGGAGAGCAGGTTCTGGACGGCCGTCCTCAAGGGCGTCCTCGCCAAGCCCCTGGTCTCCGTCCTGGTGGCGGCCGGCGCGCTGCTGGCGATCGCCGCTCCCGCGGTCGGTATGAAGACCCAGAACCTCACGCTGGACCAGGAGTTCGGCAACTCGCTGCCCATCGTGGGCACCTACAACCGTGTCAACGACGCCTTCCCGGGCGGCTCCGAGCCGGCCGAGGTGGTCGTCAGCGCGAAGGACATCAACGCACCCGAGGTGAAGTCCGCGCTCGCCGACTTCCGTGACCGGGCGATCAGTTCGGGCGCCTCGCGCGGACCGGTCGAGATCAAGCTGCACGACGCGCAGAACATCGCCTTCGTGTACGTCCCGCTGGTCGGCGGCTCCGACCTGGACAAGGCGGGCGCGAGCCTGGAGAAACTGCGCGACGAGGTACGGCCGGCCACCCTCGGCACGGTCGACGGCGTCGAGGCCCCGATCACCGGACAGGTGGCCGGTTCGCAGGACTTCAACGACCAGCTGGCCGGAGCCGTCGTCCCGGTGTTCGCGTTCGTCGTGGTCTTCGCCTTCCTGTTGATGCTGCTCTCGTTCCGCTCGCTGACGATCGCGATCACCTCGATCGTGCTCAACCTGCTGTCGGTGGGCGCGGCGTACGGCATCCTCGTCGCCGTCTTCCAGCACGGCTGGGGCGCGTCCCTGGTGGGCGCGGAGGGCGTCGGCGCCATCATCACCTGGCTGCCGCTGTTCCTCTTCGTGATCCTGTTCGGCCTGTCGATGGACTACCACGTGTTCGTGGTCTCGCGGATCCGTGAGGCGCGCCTGCGGGGCCGTACGACGAACGACGCGATCCAGCACGGGGTGGTCACCACGGCAGGTGTGGTCACCAGCGCCGCGGTCATCATGGTCGCCGTGTTCGCGATCTTCGGGACGCTGTCCATGCAGTCCATGAAGCAGATGGGTGTCGGCCTCGCGGCCGCGGTGCTCATCGACGCGACGATCATCCGGGGCGTGCTGCTCCCGGCGGTGATGGCGCTGCTCGGCGAGCGCAACTGGTACCTGCCGAAGTGGCTGCACCGGCTGCCGGACCTGACGCACGACGAGGCGCCGGAGGCCATCGCGCCCACGGTACGGAACGACGAGGGTGAGCCGCTGAAGGTCTGA
- the mgt gene encoding macrolide-inactivating glycosyltransferase, which produces MTSRPAHIAMFSIAAHGHVNPSLEVIRELVARGHRVTYAIPPVFAAEVARTGAEVKTWHSTLPGPDDDPEAWGSTLLDNVEPFLADAIQALPQLVTAYEGDEPDLVLHDIASYPARVLAHRWGVPAVSLSPNLVAWEGYEEEVAEPMWAEPRKTERGRAYYARFHAWLEENGITRHPDEFAGRPDRSIVLIPGALQPHADRVDESVHRFVGACQGDRASQGEWKRPATAAKVVLVSLGSAFTRQPGFYRACVEAFAGLPGWHLVLQIGKHVHPAELGDVPANVEVHSWVPQLAVLRQADLFVTHAGAGGSQEGLATATPMVAVPQAVDQFGNADMLQGLGVARHLPTAEATAETLRAAALALVDDPEVARRLRDVQAAMAREGGTARAADLIEAELPDRRPERA; this is translated from the coding sequence ATGACCAGTCGCCCCGCCCACATCGCCATGTTCTCCATCGCCGCCCACGGCCATGTGAACCCGAGCCTCGAAGTGATCCGCGAACTGGTGGCGCGCGGCCACCGGGTGACGTACGCGATCCCGCCGGTGTTCGCGGCCGAGGTCGCCCGGACCGGAGCCGAGGTGAAGACCTGGCACTCCACGCTGCCCGGGCCCGACGACGACCCGGAGGCCTGGGGCAGCACGCTGCTGGACAACGTGGAGCCGTTCCTGGCCGACGCGATCCAGGCGCTGCCACAGCTCGTCACGGCGTACGAGGGGGACGAACCGGACCTCGTGCTGCACGACATCGCCTCCTACCCGGCCCGCGTGCTGGCGCACCGCTGGGGCGTGCCCGCGGTCTCCCTGTCGCCGAACCTCGTCGCCTGGGAGGGCTACGAGGAGGAGGTCGCCGAGCCGATGTGGGCGGAGCCCCGGAAGACCGAGCGCGGCCGCGCCTACTACGCCCGCTTCCACGCCTGGCTGGAGGAGAACGGGATCACCCGGCACCCGGACGAGTTCGCCGGCCGCCCCGACCGCTCGATCGTGCTGATCCCCGGAGCGCTCCAGCCGCACGCCGACCGGGTCGACGAGAGCGTCCACCGTTTCGTCGGCGCCTGTCAGGGGGACCGTGCGTCCCAGGGGGAGTGGAAGCGCCCCGCCACCGCCGCGAAGGTGGTCCTCGTGTCGCTCGGGTCGGCCTTCACCAGGCAGCCGGGTTTCTACCGCGCGTGCGTCGAGGCGTTCGCCGGCCTGCCGGGCTGGCACCTGGTGCTGCAGATCGGCAAGCACGTTCACCCCGCCGAGCTGGGTGACGTACCGGCGAACGTCGAAGTCCACTCCTGGGTCCCGCAGTTGGCGGTCCTCCGGCAGGCCGACCTCTTCGTCACCCACGCCGGCGCCGGCGGCAGTCAGGAGGGCCTGGCCACCGCCACCCCCATGGTCGCCGTACCACAGGCCGTCGACCAGTTCGGCAACGCGGACATGCTCCAGGGCCTCGGAGTGGCCCGGCACCTGCCCACGGCGGAGGCGACCGCCGAGACGCTGCGCGCGGCCGCCCTCGCCCTCGTCGACGACCCGGAGGTGGCCCGGCGGCTCAGGGACGTCCAGGCGGCGATGGCCCGCGAGGGCGGTACCGCGCGGGCGGCCGACCTCATCGAGGCCGAACTGCCCGATCGGCGGCCGGAGCGGGCATGA
- a CDS encoding sensor histidine kinase, with product MRLVVAFALVAALTATTTGALTFREARTGVLQQSQDAVIKLLRTQVSRLASGLAFPPGRAELRRFAADVAKGEPSGTWRVLAAYRELSATSVPDDPFEELTPALREAVGSSPATVFQRVTSADHTSLVVGMSVIYIAPAEAGRPVSGVRVFLTVPQTTELAYVDALVEAVWRAAVPALLLAVLLALLAARGVLRPVRALRSATRNIAEGRLDTRLAVNGSDELAELSHTFNETAAALEESVAELRGMEVRARRFAADVSHELRTPLAAMAAVTDVLDEEAARLDPDTATAVRLISEETVKLARLVDDLMEISRFDAGAAVLHLDEIDLAESLRRTLASRAWTDTVEARLPEPDALRGRVDPRRLDVAVANLVGNALRHGAQPVLVRLYEDEGPGAGRRAVIEVLDSGPGIPAGVLPHVFERFYKSDTARTRTEGSGLGLAIAEENIRIHGGTVRAANRPEGGAVFTVELPLRRDEPQREGRS from the coding sequence ATGCGGTTGGTGGTGGCGTTCGCGCTCGTCGCCGCGCTGACCGCCACCACCACCGGTGCGCTGACCTTCCGGGAGGCGCGCACCGGGGTGCTCCAGCAGAGCCAGGACGCCGTGATCAAGCTGCTGCGCACCCAGGTGTCACGGCTCGCCTCCGGCCTCGCGTTCCCGCCGGGCCGGGCGGAGCTGCGCCGCTTCGCGGCCGACGTGGCCAAAGGGGAGCCGTCGGGCACCTGGCGCGTGCTGGCCGCGTACCGTGAACTGAGCGCCACGTCCGTCCCGGACGACCCGTTCGAGGAGCTGACGCCCGCCCTGCGGGAGGCCGTGGGCTCCAGTCCGGCGACCGTCTTCCAGCGGGTGACCAGCGCGGACCACACCTCACTCGTCGTCGGGATGTCGGTCATCTACATCGCTCCCGCGGAGGCGGGCCGGCCCGTCTCCGGGGTCCGGGTGTTCCTGACCGTGCCGCAGACCACCGAACTGGCCTACGTCGACGCCCTGGTGGAGGCGGTGTGGCGGGCCGCCGTGCCCGCCCTGCTCCTCGCCGTGCTGCTCGCGCTGCTCGCCGCTCGGGGCGTGCTGCGGCCGGTGCGCGCGTTGCGGTCCGCGACCCGCAACATCGCCGAGGGCCGGCTGGACACCCGGCTCGCCGTCAACGGCTCCGACGAACTGGCCGAGTTGTCGCACACGTTCAACGAGACGGCCGCCGCCCTGGAGGAGTCGGTGGCCGAACTGCGCGGCATGGAGGTCAGGGCCCGCCGTTTCGCCGCGGACGTCTCGCACGAGCTGCGCACCCCGCTGGCCGCCATGGCGGCGGTCACCGACGTCCTGGACGAGGAGGCCGCCCGTCTCGACCCCGACACCGCGACGGCGGTCCGGCTGATCAGCGAGGAGACCGTGAAGCTGGCCCGTCTGGTGGACGACCTGATGGAGATCTCCCGCTTCGACGCGGGCGCCGCGGTGCTGCACCTCGACGAGATCGACCTCGCCGAGTCCCTCCGCCGTACGCTCGCCTCCCGCGCCTGGACGGACACGGTCGAGGCCCGGCTGCCGGAGCCCGACGCGCTGCGCGGCCGCGTCGACCCGCGCCGCCTCGACGTCGCCGTGGCGAACCTGGTCGGCAACGCCCTGCGGCACGGCGCCCAGCCGGTGCTGGTGCGCCTGTACGAGGACGAGGGGCCCGGCGCCGGCCGGCGGGCGGTCATCGAGGTGCTGGACAGCGGACCCGGCATCCCGGCCGGCGTACTGCCCCATGTCTTCGAGCGCTTCTACAAGTCGGACACCGCCCGGACCCGGACCGAGGGAAGCGGACTGGGGCTGGCGATCGCCGAGGAGAACATCCGTATCCACGGCGGCACGGTCCGGGCCGCGAACCGGCCGGAGGGCGGCGCCGTGTTCACCGTGGAACTCCCGCTGCGGCGGGACGAGCCGCAGCGGGAGGGCCGGTCGTGA
- a CDS encoding response regulator transcription factor, producing MPRVLLIEDDRAVRDGVTLALRRQGHEVAAAETGEDGMNRLRSFRPDVVVLDLMLPGMTGLDVCRGMRALDQTLPIIMATARGDDEDIVVGLEAGADDYVVKPVRARVLEARIRAVLRRAAGVPADAGIPKIDTHGDLAIDRAGLAVAWQGAPVPLAPSELRLLLTLSASPGQVFSRQQLLEAVWEHSFHGDARLVDACVKRLRGKLGEPPREPRYIQTVRGFGYRFTSR from the coding sequence ATGCCACGTGTTCTGCTGATCGAAGACGACCGTGCCGTGCGGGACGGTGTGACGCTCGCGCTGCGCCGTCAGGGCCATGAGGTCGCCGCCGCCGAAACCGGCGAGGACGGGATGAACCGGCTGCGCTCCTTCCGGCCGGACGTCGTGGTGCTGGACCTGATGCTGCCCGGCATGACCGGCCTCGACGTGTGCCGCGGGATGCGCGCGCTGGACCAGACGCTGCCGATCATCATGGCGACCGCGCGCGGCGACGACGAGGACATCGTTGTCGGCCTGGAGGCGGGAGCCGACGACTACGTGGTCAAGCCGGTGCGGGCGCGAGTGCTGGAGGCCCGTATCCGCGCCGTCCTGCGCCGGGCGGCCGGAGTACCCGCCGACGCCGGCATACCGAAGATCGACACGCACGGCGACCTGGCCATCGACCGGGCCGGCCTCGCGGTCGCCTGGCAGGGGGCCCCGGTCCCCCTCGCCCCGTCCGAACTACGGCTGCTGCTGACCCTGTCCGCCTCACCCGGCCAGGTGTTCAGCCGGCAACAACTCCTCGAAGCGGTCTGGGAGCACAGCTTCCACGGCGACGCCCGCCTGGTGGACGCCTGCGTCAAACGGCTGCGCGGCAAGCTGGGCGAGCCCCCGCGGGAGCCCCGCTACATCCAGACCGTGCGCGGCTTCGGCTACCGGTTCACGTCCCGGTGA
- a CDS encoding DUF3152 domain-containing protein: MTAHRSKSSPARRRRRGPVHGPARGRRGPLWGGLAALTVLSAVGFAAVGWTSGGGAGKAAAGAAASDGTAAGGAGPGAHSTGRPTPTGSASAGPSPGRPTHSPSAPPSTSGDPSRPSEKDIPTSGPGTFTTASGSSAKVGKGRVLRYRVDVEDGIDLSSADVARQVEIVLGDSRGWTADGHSAFRRVSKGATDFAVRVATPATVDKICGRYGLNTGGEVNCSVEQNVMVNLKRWELATPVYAKDVRAYRALIINHEVGHFLGHGHVDCPGPGKPAPAMMQQIKGMHGCAPNVWPYDDRGRLLTGPAVS, from the coding sequence ATGACCGCACATCGATCAAAGTCCTCCCCGGCCCGCCGCCGTCGGAGGGGCCCCGTCCACGGTCCCGCGCGCGGCCGGAGAGGGCCGCTGTGGGGAGGGCTGGCCGCGCTGACCGTCCTGAGCGCCGTCGGTTTCGCGGCCGTGGGGTGGACGTCCGGGGGCGGTGCGGGCAAGGCCGCGGCCGGAGCGGCCGCCTCCGACGGCACCGCGGCGGGCGGGGCCGGGCCAGGGGCCCACTCCACCGGGCGCCCCACGCCCACCGGATCCGCGTCGGCCGGTCCGTCCCCCGGCCGGCCGACGCACAGCCCCTCCGCCCCACCCAGCACGTCCGGCGACCCCTCCCGCCCCTCGGAGAAGGACATCCCGACCTCGGGACCCGGCACCTTCACCACCGCGTCCGGCTCCAGCGCCAAGGTGGGCAAGGGCCGGGTCCTGCGCTACCGGGTGGACGTCGAGGACGGCATCGACCTGTCCTCCGCGGACGTGGCCCGGCAGGTGGAGATCGTCCTGGGTGACTCACGCGGCTGGACGGCGGACGGCCACTCGGCGTTCCGGCGGGTCTCCAAGGGCGCCACCGACTTCGCCGTCCGGGTCGCGACACCCGCGACCGTGGACAAGATCTGCGGGCGGTACGGGCTGAACACCGGCGGCGAGGTCAACTGCAGCGTCGAGCAGAACGTCATGGTCAACCTCAAGCGCTGGGAACTGGCGACGCCCGTCTACGCCAAGGACGTCAGGGCCTACCGGGCGCTGATCATCAACCACGAGGTCGGTCACTTCCTCGGCCACGGCCACGTCGACTGCCCCGGCCCCGGGAAACCGGCCCCGGCGATGATGCAGCAGATCAAGGGCATGCACGGCTGTGCGCCCAACGTCTGGCCCTACGACGACAGGGGGCGGCTCCTGACCGGTCCCGCCGTGTCCTGA
- a CDS encoding ABC transporter substrate-binding protein, whose translation MTRTRTGYLLALVLALLSAGCTGAGDDAAGGRITLRFQSLAWQEESVRANKELVGEWNATHPGVKVEYVQGSWDSVHDQLLTSFEGGEAPDIIHDASDDLADFAYGGYLADLRELLPERLKADIPQRSWRAATFGDGIYGVPFLQEPRVLIANATWLRKSGVRIPTPEKPWSWAEFRRITKELSGPGRYGVAWPLKEPVSATLNLSLSAGGQLFHRGPDGRVTVRFEAADEVVPRTVHDQVGTDHSAPGSTLGSGGSDTLPGFFGGRYAMVPLGFSYRQQIVQQAPEGFDWQVLPAPAGADGLTQGVSPQTLSVAEDSPHKKAAAEFVDFLLRPRNMVRLALGDWMLPTGTRALRDPALHTTKDGWATGTALAARLRPAPAQSVRGYPEWKDKVATPAFQEYYSGAIGLDTLRERLEKDGNLVLARYQR comes from the coding sequence ATGACGCGCACCAGAACCGGATACCTCCTGGCGCTTGTGCTGGCGCTGCTGTCGGCGGGCTGCACGGGCGCCGGCGATGACGCGGCCGGCGGCCGGATCACCCTCCGTTTCCAGTCCCTGGCCTGGCAGGAGGAGTCCGTCCGGGCCAACAAGGAGCTGGTGGGGGAGTGGAACGCCACCCATCCGGGCGTGAAGGTCGAGTACGTACAGGGGAGTTGGGACAGTGTCCACGACCAGCTTCTGACGTCCTTCGAGGGCGGTGAGGCGCCCGACATCATCCACGACGCCTCGGACGACCTCGCCGACTTCGCGTACGGCGGCTATCTCGCGGATCTGCGCGAGCTGCTGCCCGAGCGGCTCAAGGCGGACATCCCGCAGCGCAGTTGGCGGGCAGCCACCTTCGGGGACGGGATCTACGGGGTGCCGTTCCTCCAGGAGCCGCGCGTGCTGATCGCCAACGCGACCTGGCTGAGGAAGTCGGGCGTGCGGATCCCGACTCCCGAAAAGCCGTGGAGCTGGGCGGAGTTCCGGCGGATCACCAAGGAGCTGAGCGGCCCGGGCAGGTACGGGGTGGCCTGGCCGCTCAAGGAGCCGGTCTCCGCCACGCTCAACCTGTCGCTGTCGGCCGGTGGGCAGTTGTTCCACCGGGGCCCGGACGGCAGGGTGACCGTTCGCTTCGAGGCGGCCGACGAGGTGGTGCCGCGCACCGTGCACGACCAGGTCGGCACCGACCACAGCGCACCGGGCTCGACGCTGGGCAGCGGCGGGTCGGACACCCTGCCCGGCTTCTTCGGCGGCAGGTACGCGATGGTCCCGCTCGGGTTCTCCTACCGCCAGCAGATCGTCCAGCAGGCGCCGGAGGGGTTCGACTGGCAGGTGCTGCCCGCTCCGGCCGGCGCCGACGGTCTCACCCAGGGCGTCAGTCCGCAGACCCTGTCCGTCGCCGAGGACAGCCCGCACAAGAAGGCGGCCGCCGAGTTCGTCGACTTCCTGCTGCGGCCCAGGAACATGGTCCGGCTGGCCCTCGGCGACTGGATGCTGCCCACCGGCACCCGGGCGCTCCGGGACCCGGCCCTGCACACCACGAAGGACGGCTGGGCCACCGGCACCGCACTCGCCGCCCGGCTGCGGCCGGCGCCCGCGCAGTCCGTCCGCGGCTACCCGGAGTGGAAGGACAAGGTCGCCACGCCCGCGTTCCAGGAGTACTACAGCGGGGCGATCGGGCTCGACACCCTGCGCGAACGCCTGGAGAAGGACGGGAACCTGGTGCTGGCGCGGTATCAGCGGTGA
- a CDS encoding carbohydrate ABC transporter permease, with the protein MRTSRQARAGQYLALLAYLVFLAFPFLWLVSTAFKSPRELGSLHPTWIPRHPTLDNFRQAFDEQPLLHAALNSLLAALAAALIAVLVATPLAYVMARHRTGLARVATGWVVVSQAFPLVLVIIPLFLVLKNLRLINSLPGLVMVYVVWALPFALWMLVGYVRAVPAELEEAAAVDGAGRVRTLVSVTAPLLAPGLVATGLFAFITAWNEFFFALVLLKTPEKQTLPVVLTHFIGAEGVADLGPLAAAAFLATLPSLVVFAVIQKRITGGMLTGAVKA; encoded by the coding sequence ATGAGGACCAGCAGGCAGGCCCGTGCCGGCCAGTATCTGGCGCTGCTCGCGTATCTCGTCTTCCTCGCCTTCCCGTTCCTGTGGCTGGTCTCCACCGCGTTCAAGTCGCCGCGCGAACTGGGCAGTCTGCACCCCACCTGGATTCCGCGGCACCCCACGCTCGACAACTTCCGGCAGGCCTTCGACGAACAGCCACTGCTGCACGCCGCCCTCAACTCCCTGCTCGCGGCCCTCGCGGCGGCCCTGATCGCCGTACTCGTGGCGACTCCGCTGGCGTACGTCATGGCCCGCCACCGCACCGGGCTCGCCCGGGTGGCGACGGGCTGGGTGGTGGTCAGCCAGGCGTTCCCGCTGGTCCTGGTGATCATCCCGTTGTTCCTGGTGCTGAAGAACCTGCGGCTGATCAACTCCCTGCCGGGGCTGGTGATGGTGTACGTCGTGTGGGCGCTGCCCTTCGCCCTGTGGATGCTCGTGGGGTACGTGCGGGCGGTGCCGGCCGAGTTGGAGGAGGCCGCGGCGGTCGACGGGGCCGGGCGGGTGCGGACGCTGGTCTCGGTGACCGCGCCGCTGCTCGCGCCGGGACTGGTGGCGACGGGGCTGTTCGCGTTCATCACCGCGTGGAACGAGTTCTTCTTCGCGCTGGTGCTGCTCAAGACGCCGGAGAAGCAGACCCTGCCGGTCGTGCTCACGCACTTCATCGGTGCGGAGGGCGTGGCGGACCTCGGTCCCCTGGCCGCGGCGGCGTTCCTCGCGACGCTGCCCTCACTGGTCGTCTTCGCGGTCATCCAGAAGCGCATCACGGGCGGCATGCTCACCGGGGCGGTGAAGGCATGA
- a CDS encoding carbohydrate ABC transporter permease yields the protein MTLVTATKRSAPDAPRADGDRRSPGHGAWFLVLPALIPILLLSVGPLLYGILLAFTDAQSGRTAPTRWIGALNFRDLLHDTLFWESFRIGLVWAVGVTVPQFLLALGLALLLNEDLRLRWLARALAIIPWAMPEVVVGIMWRLVYNPDAGVLNETLRGLGLGDGRDWLSGLATALPAVIVVGVWAGMPQTTVALLAGLQGTPRELHEAAAMDGAGAWRRFRTVTWPALRPVALSITALNFIWNVNSFALVYVLTSGGPGGRTRLPMLFAYEEAFRYGQFGYAAAMGCVMVAVISVLLALFLVGRLRGDDDT from the coding sequence GTGACACTGGTGACCGCGACGAAGCGGTCGGCGCCGGACGCGCCACGCGCCGACGGGGACCGGCGGTCTCCCGGCCACGGGGCCTGGTTCCTGGTGCTGCCCGCGCTGATCCCGATTCTCCTGCTGAGCGTCGGGCCCCTGCTCTACGGGATCCTGCTGGCGTTCACCGACGCCCAGTCCGGCCGCACCGCGCCCACGCGGTGGATCGGCGCCCTCAACTTCCGGGACCTGCTGCACGACACGCTGTTCTGGGAGTCCTTCCGGATCGGGCTGGTCTGGGCCGTCGGCGTCACCGTGCCGCAGTTCCTGCTGGCTCTCGGCCTCGCCCTGCTGCTCAACGAGGACCTGCGGCTGAGATGGCTGGCCCGCGCTCTCGCGATCATTCCGTGGGCCATGCCCGAGGTGGTCGTCGGCATCATGTGGCGGCTGGTCTACAACCCCGACGCCGGCGTCCTCAACGAGACCCTCCGCGGCCTCGGCCTCGGCGACGGCCGGGACTGGCTCAGCGGTCTGGCGACCGCGCTGCCCGCGGTGATCGTGGTCGGGGTGTGGGCGGGCATGCCCCAGACGACGGTCGCGCTGCTCGCCGGACTGCAGGGCACACCGCGCGAGCTCCACGAGGCGGCCGCGATGGACGGCGCGGGTGCCTGGCGCCGCTTCCGCACGGTCACCTGGCCCGCCCTCAGACCGGTCGCCCTGTCGATCACCGCGCTCAACTTCATCTGGAACGTCAACTCGTTCGCCCTGGTCTACGTCCTGACCAGTGGCGGGCCCGGCGGCCGCACCCGGCTGCCCATGCTCTTCGCCTACGAGGAGGCCTTCCGCTACGGCCAGTTCGGGTACGCGGCGGCGATGGGATGCGTCATGGTCGCGGTGATCTCGGTACTGCTCGCCCTGTTCCTGGTGGGCCGGCTCAGGGGAGATGACGACACATGA